Proteins encoded together in one Desulfovibrio sp. UCD-KL4C window:
- a CDS encoding HlyD family secretion protein — MNKDTIKSSDEKSRKKGFKGNLRKTALISIGVVILLGAIIYPFYKHAMTHESTDDAFVESHVVAISPRVAGHVAKVLVSDNQKVKKGDIIAEIDPRDFKVALDIATARLESSTASVTEAEALVISAQQELLQKRAELTSQTAGLSKTKSEVAEARAGYSRDENDLGRIQRIAKAGAVSIQEFDHAKAQERMSRASLNSAKYSIATQSAKVRQARAVIEAAQGKLQQAYAQIDMRKAQLREAQAAVEQSKLNLSYTNVVAPCSGYITKKAIEAGNYVMAGQNILSIVNPDVWVVANFKETQIMDMRSGQDVEIEVDSYPGVVFKGHVDSIQRGTGSRFTLLPAENAVGNFIKVVQRVPVKITLDSSAHAAGYDLAPGMSVVPSVDISTEGRAKKVSVALSDKQEQ; from the coding sequence ATGAATAAAGACACAATAAAATCATCAGATGAGAAAAGCAGGAAAAAAGGTTTCAAAGGAAATCTTCGTAAAACAGCTTTGATAAGCATTGGAGTGGTTATCCTTTTAGGAGCGATAATCTATCCTTTTTACAAGCATGCCATGACCCATGAGTCCACTGACGACGCTTTTGTTGAATCTCATGTTGTTGCAATCAGTCCTAGAGTTGCAGGGCATGTTGCCAAAGTTCTTGTTTCTGACAATCAGAAAGTCAAGAAAGGGGATATTATAGCTGAGATAGATCCGCGAGATTTTAAAGTTGCTTTGGATATAGCTACTGCTCGTCTGGAATCATCTACTGCCTCAGTTACTGAGGCTGAAGCTCTGGTCATTTCTGCGCAGCAGGAGTTGTTACAAAAGAGAGCAGAATTAACTTCACAGACAGCAGGTCTTTCTAAGACTAAATCAGAAGTTGCTGAAGCTAGAGCCGGATATTCCCGTGACGAGAATGACTTAGGAAGAATTCAAAGAATAGCTAAGGCTGGAGCAGTCAGTATTCAGGAATTTGACCATGCAAAGGCACAGGAAAGGATGTCCCGCGCAAGTCTTAATTCTGCAAAGTACAGCATTGCTACACAGTCGGCTAAAGTTAGACAGGCCAGAGCTGTTATAGAAGCTGCTCAGGGAAAATTACAACAGGCCTACGCACAGATAGATATGCGCAAAGCTCAACTTCGCGAGGCTCAGGCCGCTGTTGAGCAGTCTAAACTTAATTTGTCATATACAAACGTAGTAGCTCCTTGTTCCGGCTATATAACCAAGAAAGCTATTGAAGCCGGAAATTATGTTATGGCGGGTCAAAATATACTTAGCATAGTAAATCCTGATGTATGGGTCGTCGCTAACTTTAAGGAAACTCAAATTATGGATATGCGTTCGGGGCAGGATGTTGAAATAGAAGTAGATTCATATCCAGGAGTTGTTTTTAAAGGCCATGTTGATTCAATTCAGCGTGGGACTGGGTCACGTTTTACGCTTCTTCCTGCAGAAAATGCTGTAGGAAATTTTATTAAAGTTGTGCAGCGTGTACCTGTAAAGATAACACTTGATTCATCTGCCCATGCAGCTGGATATGATCTTGCTCCGGGAATGTCTGTCGTTCCGAGTGTTGATATCTCTACTGAAGGCCGCGCAAAAAAAGTGTCTGTTGCTTTATCAGATAAGCAGGAGCAGTAA
- a CDS encoding D-amino-acid transaminase: protein MSRIVYVNGAYVPEEEATVSIFDRGFLFADAVYEVCAILDGKICEFEGHVERLIRSLGELDMGMPVSKEELLEIHRELVKKNNVEQGAIYLQITRGTADRDFVYKKDMKQTLVMFTQAKPLTGEKAGIRVVSASDIRWGRRDIKTVQLLASSMCKTMAKAAGKDDAWLVQDGFVTEGSSSNAYIVTKDGKIVTRNLSNTILHGITRKAILRLAAELDMEIEERPFTIAEAQNAAEAFFTAATAFVYPVVEIDDVELNGGKPGPIAKRLNEVYIEESRKSYI from the coding sequence ATGAGCCGTATCGTATATGTTAATGGTGCTTATGTTCCAGAAGAAGAAGCAACCGTTTCTATTTTTGATCGTGGATTTCTTTTTGCAGATGCTGTTTATGAAGTGTGTGCAATTCTTGATGGTAAAATTTGTGAATTTGAAGGTCATGTTGAAAGATTGATCCGTTCTCTTGGTGAATTAGACATGGGAATGCCTGTAAGCAAAGAAGAATTGCTTGAGATTCACCGTGAACTGGTCAAGAAAAACAACGTTGAGCAGGGCGCAATTTACTTGCAGATTACTCGCGGAACTGCCGACCGTGATTTTGTTTACAAGAAAGACATGAAGCAGACTTTGGTTATGTTTACTCAGGCAAAACCATTGACCGGAGAAAAAGCCGGAATTCGTGTAGTTTCTGCTTCTGATATCCGTTGGGGTAGAAGAGATATTAAAACTGTACAGCTTCTTGCTTCATCCATGTGTAAGACTATGGCAAAGGCTGCTGGTAAAGATGACGCATGGTTGGTCCAGGATGGTTTTGTTACTGAAGGATCTTCAAGTAACGCTTACATCGTCACTAAAGACGGCAAAATAGTTACTCGCAATCTTTCCAACACTATTCTGCATGGAATTACTCGCAAGGCTATTCTTAGACTTGCTGCTGAACTTGATATGGAAATTGAAGAACGTCCTTTCACTATTGCTGAAGCTCAGAATGCAGCAGAAGCATTCTTCACTGCTGCAACAGCCTTTGTTTATCCAGTGGTTGAGATCGATGATGTTGAGCTGAACGGTGGTAAACCCGGCCCTATAGCAAAACGTTTGAACGAAGTTTACATTGAAGAAAGCAGAAAATCTTATATCTAG
- a CDS encoding TetR/AcrR family transcriptional regulator, whose product MKKYSEKETRILNAASEMFTSRPFHKVLLSDVAGAASVGKGTLYLYFKNKEELYFAVLFREFSILVEQLSEKIKQDNLNPAEKLTTIIKCLTKRLFVKATNVELLGNVVSCPKSEEWKEKRVELWTLIESVIVQGVEQGYFEDSNPRLTAQYIPGFIRSVSIFPPENIDCETIQKHACEFVLKSIKIEK is encoded by the coding sequence ATGAAGAAATATTCCGAAAAAGAAACGCGAATTCTAAATGCAGCTTCAGAAATGTTTACGTCCCGTCCTTTTCATAAGGTGTTGTTAAGTGATGTTGCCGGAGCTGCGTCAGTAGGTAAAGGAACACTCTATTTATATTTCAAGAATAAGGAAGAGCTTTATTTTGCAGTTCTATTTAGAGAATTTTCAATTCTTGTAGAGCAGCTTAGTGAAAAAATTAAACAAGATAATTTAAACCCTGCTGAAAAACTAACTACGATTATTAAATGCTTGACGAAGCGTTTGTTTGTTAAAGCTACTAATGTTGAACTTTTAGGGAATGTTGTTTCATGTCCTAAAAGTGAGGAGTGGAAAGAAAAGAGAGTTGAGCTTTGGACGCTTATTGAATCTGTTATTGTACAGGGAGTAGAACAAGGTTATTTTGAAGATTCAAACCCAAGACTTACAGCTCAGTATATCCCTGGATTTATTCGTTCAGTTAGTATTTTTCCCCCAGAAAATATAGATTGCGAAACAATTCAAAAACATGCGTGTGAATTTGTCCTCAAATCTATCAAGATAGAGAAGTAG
- the dgcA gene encoding N-acetyl-D-Glu racemase DgcA has product MIISAKREVFQLAKVFTISRGSRTEAVVVRVEIEQDGYKGQGECVPYARYNETVDSVIGQIESLKVPVTRESLQQALPAGAARNAVDCALWDLEAKMKNMSVWQLAGLDAPGPEITAYTLSLDTPENMQEQASENAQRPLLKVKLGGKGDIARIEAVRRGAPDSRIIIDANEGWTPEIYAEMAPVLVRLGVEMVEQPLPAGNDDALLDMDRVLPVCADESCHERSSLSGLKGKYDMINIKLDKTGGFTEALALRKQAVDEGYQVMVGCMVGSSLAMAPAMLVAQGAAVVDLDGPLLLAEDREYGLLYDEKGAHPPVSNLWG; this is encoded by the coding sequence ATGATAATCTCGGCTAAGAGAGAAGTCTTCCAACTGGCAAAGGTGTTTACCATTTCACGTGGTTCGCGCACTGAAGCTGTGGTCGTACGGGTTGAGATTGAGCAGGATGGTTATAAAGGGCAGGGGGAATGTGTTCCTTATGCCCGTTATAATGAAACTGTCGACAGCGTGATCGGGCAGATTGAAAGTCTTAAAGTTCCCGTCACCCGTGAAAGCCTTCAGCAGGCACTTCCTGCCGGAGCTGCGCGTAATGCTGTTGATTGTGCTCTTTGGGATCTTGAAGCGAAGATGAAAAATATGTCTGTCTGGCAACTTGCCGGACTTGATGCGCCCGGTCCCGAAATCACGGCTTACACTCTGTCTCTTGATACACCGGAGAACATGCAGGAACAGGCCTCTGAAAATGCACAACGCCCGCTTTTGAAAGTTAAGCTCGGCGGTAAAGGTGATATTGCACGTATTGAGGCTGTGCGTAGAGGTGCTCCTGATTCTCGTATTATTATTGACGCAAACGAGGGCTGGACTCCTGAAATATACGCTGAAATGGCTCCTGTACTTGTTCGTCTCGGAGTTGAGATGGTTGAACAGCCTTTACCAGCGGGTAATGATGATGCGCTGCTTGATATGGACCGGGTACTTCCAGTCTGCGCTGATGAATCGTGCCATGAACGCAGTTCCTTGTCCGGCCTTAAGGGCAAGTATGACATGATCAATATCAAACTGGATAAAACCGGCGGATTTACCGAAGCTCTCGCCCTGAGAAAACAGGCCGTAGACGAAGGATATCAAGTTATGGTGGGGTGTATGGTCGGATCCTCACTTGCTATGGCTCCTGCAATGCTGGTCGCTCAAGGTGCAGCTGTTGTCGATCTTGACGGTCCACTGCTGCTTGCTGAAGATCGTGAGTATGGATTGCTGTATGATGAAAAAGGTGCACATCCCCCAGTTAGTAATTTGTGGGGATAG
- a CDS encoding DHA2 family efflux MFS transporter permease subunit, protein MSAFKEPEDMSPSERWIIAITVMLGAFISVMDTSVVNVALSHMMGSFGTNLSSITWVATSYSIAEIIMVTMSGWWSAVIGRRNFYIVSFVLFTVGSILCGTATSFAQIIIYRIIQGIGGGALIPVSQAILRETFPPAQQGIAMAIYGMGVVLAPALGPVCGGWLTDMWGWPWIFYVNIPVCIIGIFMIVKFVHDPPYLRRGVKSVDWLGIGLLTAFLTGMQIVLERGQEDQWFESDFITTLSIITVVSLVIMVFWELRSKEPIINFRVLKDLNLTLGSIIGLIFGIALFGTTFVLPQFTQELLGYSAFDAGIALAPRAITLLLLMPVAGVLYQKIGPRILMLLGVFFIIWSYYDLMQLNTQAGMADMIMPLLIMGVGMPFIFIPQSAVALCTVAKSDMTSASSLFTLARRIGGNLGYAVVAVLLDRGTRVHLSYLSENVSELRPFSHDYLLQIGQKLHELGVSSVASSKIALGMLEQTLVQQAKMLAYNEISFIFGCLFLLLIPLIFLCPSKAKILALNKVPDKKTS, encoded by the coding sequence TTGTCTGCGTTTAAAGAACCTGAGGATATGTCTCCGTCAGAACGGTGGATAATAGCTATTACTGTAATGCTCGGAGCCTTTATCTCTGTAATGGATACTAGTGTAGTTAACGTTGCACTGTCCCATATGATGGGCAGTTTCGGTACAAATTTATCTTCAATTACGTGGGTCGCGACAAGTTACAGCATTGCCGAGATCATTATGGTCACCATGTCTGGGTGGTGGAGTGCAGTTATCGGTCGCAGAAATTTTTATATCGTTTCATTTGTTTTGTTCACGGTAGGGTCAATTCTTTGCGGAACAGCTACAAGTTTTGCACAGATAATTATCTACCGAATTATACAAGGGATAGGTGGCGGAGCTTTAATTCCGGTATCTCAGGCTATACTTCGCGAAACTTTTCCACCAGCCCAGCAGGGAATAGCAATGGCTATTTACGGTATGGGCGTTGTGCTTGCCCCTGCTTTAGGCCCTGTTTGCGGAGGGTGGTTGACTGATATGTGGGGCTGGCCATGGATTTTTTACGTGAATATACCAGTTTGTATTATTGGTATATTTATGATCGTTAAGTTTGTTCATGATCCGCCATATTTGCGCCGTGGAGTTAAGTCTGTGGATTGGCTTGGAATCGGATTGCTCACCGCTTTTTTAACAGGAATGCAGATAGTTCTTGAACGCGGTCAGGAGGATCAATGGTTCGAATCAGATTTTATTACTACATTAAGCATCATTACCGTGGTCTCTCTTGTGATAATGGTTTTCTGGGAACTCCGCAGTAAAGAGCCGATTATTAATTTTCGTGTGTTGAAAGATCTGAATTTAACTCTAGGCTCAATTATAGGGCTTATTTTTGGGATAGCTCTTTTCGGAACAACCTTTGTTTTACCTCAATTTACCCAAGAATTATTAGGGTATTCAGCTTTTGATGCCGGGATTGCACTTGCTCCCAGGGCAATAACGTTATTGTTGCTTATGCCTGTTGCAGGAGTGCTGTATCAAAAGATAGGACCTCGCATATTAATGTTGCTAGGGGTCTTCTTTATTATCTGGTCTTACTATGATCTTATGCAGCTGAACACGCAGGCTGGAATGGCTGATATGATAATGCCCTTGCTGATTATGGGGGTCGGGATGCCGTTCATATTTATTCCGCAAAGTGCAGTCGCGTTATGTACTGTAGCCAAATCTGATATGACTAGTGCTTCGAGTCTTTTTACTCTTGCGCGGAGAATTGGAGGGAATTTGGGATATGCTGTTGTCGCTGTTTTGCTGGACAGGGGAACCAGAGTTCATCTCTCATATCTTTCCGAAAATGTAAGTGAACTCAGGCCTTTTTCTCATGATTACCTTCTTCAGATAGGGCAGAAACTTCATGAACTCGGAGTTAGTTCTGTTGCTTCCTCTAAGATTGCTCTTGGAATGCTTGAACAGACTCTTGTTCAGCAGGCAAAAATGCTTGCATACAATGAAATTTCATTCATTTTCGGCTGTCTTTTCCTTTTATTAATTCCACTAATATTTTTGTGTCCCAGCAAGGCAAAGATACTAGCACTGAATAAAGTTCCTGATAAAAAAACTAGTTAA